One genomic region from Muriicola soli encodes:
- the rbfA gene encoding 30S ribosome-binding factor RbfA, with the protein METQRQKKIAGVIQKDLADILQRAATDGGMQGTIISVTKVSVTTDLSIARVHVSVFPNARGKELLEGMKAQQPMIKHALAQRTKNQLRRMPDLNFYLDDSLEYIDGIEKSLKKGENPIENPDLLPKRKKS; encoded by the coding sequence ATGGAAACGCAGCGACAGAAAAAAATAGCAGGGGTCATACAGAAAGACCTGGCAGACATCCTGCAGCGTGCCGCCACAGACGGAGGCATGCAGGGGACCATCATCTCTGTTACCAAGGTGAGCGTTACCACCGACCTTTCTATTGCCAGGGTTCACGTAAGCGTATTTCCCAATGCCAGGGGGAAGGAATTGCTCGAAGGGATGAAGGCCCAGCAGCCTATGATTAAGCATGCCCTGGCCCAGCGCACAAAGAACCAGTTAAGGCGAATGCCGGACCTCAACTTTTATCTCGACGATTCCCTGGAATACATAGACGGGATTGAGAAATCCCTGAAAAAAGGGGAAAACCCCATTGAAAATCCGGACCTCCTCCCCAAGAGAAAGAAATCCTAA
- a CDS encoding ABC transporter permease produces the protein MNFPWYIAKRYVRAKSSQNAVNVINFITFLVIVIGSAALFIVLSGFAGLKTFSLSFTETFDPSLKAEPLTGKYFTLTEEQKNQLSEIEGIASFSAELEERVYLTHKQKSHVAWIKGVDSSYARATHIDSALYWGDWAIDNQQGVIGLGIANMLGLVINDYRNPLIVLAPKPGKGSPSLQAKPYNQLALVPAGVYAVEENLDRKYVFTDLPLVQALLEREPNEISGINFELSPEASLEEVRSEVKRVMGSKVQLKDREEQNSTLYRMLNTENLATYLIFTLVLIIALFNVVGAIIMMILDKQQNSRTLYSLGTTVKEIRRIYFLQGVIVTGLGGLLGVFLASLLIWSQLLFGWLKITPSLSYPVEYKVVNVLIVLGTIVVLGLIASKIASSRVNKKLLAA, from the coding sequence ATGAATTTCCCATGGTACATCGCCAAGCGCTATGTGCGTGCCAAGAGCAGCCAGAATGCGGTTAATGTCATCAATTTTATCACCTTCCTGGTGATCGTCATCGGTTCTGCAGCCTTGTTTATAGTGCTTTCGGGCTTTGCCGGACTTAAAACTTTCAGCCTTTCCTTTACCGAGACCTTTGACCCCTCCCTTAAGGCCGAACCCCTCACGGGAAAATACTTCACCCTCACCGAAGAACAAAAGAATCAGCTCAGCGAAATAGAGGGTATTGCCTCCTTTTCAGCCGAGCTCGAAGAACGCGTTTATCTCACCCACAAACAAAAGAGTCACGTGGCCTGGATCAAAGGGGTGGATTCGTCCTACGCCCGTGCCACACATATCGATTCTGCTCTTTATTGGGGCGACTGGGCCATTGACAATCAGCAAGGAGTCATCGGCCTGGGTATCGCCAATATGCTGGGGTTGGTGATCAATGACTACCGCAATCCGCTTATTGTCCTGGCCCCGAAACCGGGGAAGGGCAGCCCTTCTCTGCAAGCTAAGCCCTATAATCAGCTGGCCCTAGTCCCTGCGGGGGTCTATGCTGTGGAGGAAAATTTGGACAGGAAATACGTTTTTACTGATCTGCCCCTGGTACAGGCCTTGTTGGAGCGTGAACCCAATGAGATCTCCGGGATCAACTTTGAACTTTCTCCCGAGGCCAGTCTGGAAGAGGTTCGTTCCGAAGTTAAAAGGGTAATGGGCTCCAAGGTGCAGCTCAAAGACAGGGAGGAACAAAACAGCACCCTTTACCGGATGCTCAATACCGAAAACCTGGCTACTTATCTCATCTTTACTCTGGTGCTTATTATCGCCCTCTTCAATGTAGTGGGGGCCATTATTATGATGATCCTGGACAAGCAGCAGAACTCCCGTACCCTCTACAGCCTGGGTACAACAGTGAAAGAAATACGTCGTATCTACTTTTTACAGGGGGTAATTGTCACTGGTCTCGGAGGCCTGTTGGGGGTCTTTCTGGCCTCCCTGCTCATCTGGTCTCAACTCCTCTTTGGATGGCTTAAAATCACCCCTTCCCTTTCCTACCCGGTAGAATACAAGGTTGTTAATGTGCTAATTGTTCTGGGAACGATTGTCGTGCTCGGCCTCATTGCTTCAAAGATCGCGAGTAGCAGGGTGAATAAGAAATTGTTAGCGGCTTAG
- the dusB gene encoding tRNA dihydrouridine synthase DusB: protein MPQIGDIQLPDFPLLLAPMEDVSDPPFRALCKEQGADVVYTEFISSEGLIRDAAKSVMKLDIYEKERPVGIQIFGANLDSMLQSVEIVEKSNPDIIDINFGCPVKKVVSKGAGAGILKDIDLMVSLTEAMVKHTKLPVTVKTRLGWDHDSIRIVEVAERLQDVGCQAIAIHGRTRAQMYKGEADWHPIAEVKNNPRMHIPVFGNGDVDSPEAAMRMRDEYGLDGAMIGRASIGYPWFFKEVKHYFKTGTHLAPPTMEERVDAARRHLQMAIDWKGEKLGVFETRRHYTNYFKGIPNFKELRMKMVTSDEAPDVFAAFDEALETFGHHQFA from the coding sequence ATGCCACAGATAGGAGACATACAATTACCTGATTTTCCACTCTTGCTCGCCCCGATGGAGGACGTGAGTGATCCCCCCTTTCGCGCCTTGTGCAAGGAGCAGGGAGCTGATGTGGTCTACACAGAATTTATTTCTTCAGAAGGCCTGATCCGGGATGCCGCCAAGAGCGTGATGAAGCTGGACATCTATGAAAAAGAACGCCCGGTGGGGATTCAGATCTTTGGGGCCAACCTCGATTCCATGCTGCAGTCGGTCGAAATTGTAGAGAAATCCAATCCGGATATTATCGATATCAACTTTGGGTGCCCGGTAAAAAAGGTGGTGAGCAAAGGTGCCGGAGCGGGGATACTCAAGGACATAGACCTTATGGTTTCCCTTACAGAGGCCATGGTAAAGCACACCAAGCTACCGGTAACGGTAAAAACAAGACTGGGGTGGGATCATGATTCTATCCGAATTGTGGAGGTAGCTGAACGATTGCAGGATGTAGGCTGCCAGGCTATCGCCATTCACGGCAGGACCCGCGCACAGATGTACAAAGGGGAGGCAGATTGGCACCCTATCGCTGAGGTAAAGAACAATCCCAGAATGCATATCCCTGTCTTTGGAAACGGAGATGTTGACAGTCCGGAAGCCGCCATGCGGATGCGGGACGAATACGGCCTTGACGGAGCCATGATTGGGAGGGCCAGTATTGGTTATCCATGGTTCTTTAAGGAGGTAAAACACTATTTCAAAACGGGCACTCATTTAGCTCCACCGACAATGGAAGAACGGGTAGATGCCGCCAGAAGGCATCTGCAAATGGCGATCGATTGGAAAGGGGAAAAGCTCGGGGTATTTGAAACACGCAGGCACTATACCAATTACTTTAAGGGGATTCCAAATTTTAAGGAATTACGAATGAAAATGGTGACCAGCGATGAGGCCCCCGATGTCTTTGCTGCCTTTGACGAAGCCCTGGAAACTTTCGGGCACCACCAATTTGCCTAA
- a CDS encoding YncE family protein yields the protein MKTIQKSILEALLRAALLVVFILSYSCSEDPVSNQENLEATSARSKSKNKKKSGNAVLKTLVKGAALNAANGLDIGPDGHIYVGTVNGQEIAVINKNNGKIIERIREGVDGPDDVVFSPDGTALYWTDILTGEVGRLKDGVVKKQFVAPGVNPIRFSEDGRLFVALDFLGDGLFELDPELDLPPRHIISCPTGFCLGFFNSFDTRVEEDGRLVLYGPCLPSIWLLRLMLTPFPITPYFLQTCRACLVQPFELLQEVFLLRQICLIPRLPSLARMACYMYWIRPVKFGR from the coding sequence ATGAAAACCATTCAAAAATCAATCCTAGAGGCTCTGCTTAGAGCGGCACTTCTCGTGGTGTTCATTCTGTCCTATTCTTGTAGTGAAGACCCGGTTTCAAATCAGGAAAACCTCGAAGCCACTAGTGCAAGGTCTAAATCAAAAAACAAAAAGAAATCCGGGAATGCTGTATTAAAGACCCTGGTTAAAGGCGCCGCATTAAATGCCGCAAATGGTCTTGACATTGGACCGGACGGACATATCTATGTAGGTACTGTTAACGGACAAGAGATTGCCGTGATAAACAAGAACAATGGGAAAATTATCGAAAGAATAAGGGAAGGCGTTGATGGCCCTGATGATGTGGTGTTTTCTCCGGATGGAACTGCACTGTACTGGACCGATATCCTCACGGGAGAAGTGGGGCGTCTGAAAGACGGAGTTGTTAAGAAACAGTTTGTGGCCCCAGGGGTGAATCCCATCCGCTTCTCTGAAGATGGAAGGCTTTTTGTCGCCCTGGATTTTCTGGGAGATGGTTTGTTCGAATTGGATCCGGAACTTGATCTTCCACCTCGTCATATCATATCCTGTCCTACAGGATTTTGCTTAGGGTTTTTCAATTCCTTCGACACAAGGGTGGAGGAGGATGGCCGTTTAGTATTGTACGGGCCCTGTTTGCCCTCAATTTGGTTATTGCGATTGATGTTGACGCCATTCCCGATAACACCGTATTTCCTGCAGACCTGTCGGGCCTGTTTAGTCCAGCCATTCGAATTGTTGCAGGAAGTTTTCCTCCTCCGTCAGATTTGTTTAATCCCGCGGCTGCCAAGTTTGGCCCGGATGGCTTGTTATATGTACTGGATCAGGCCGGTAAAGTTTGGAAGGTAA
- a CDS encoding alpha/beta hydrolase family protein yields MKSELANQLLYTRESFTEFPDLWVADLDMNSPTKISEANPQQQEYNWGTNELVTWTSLDGIELTGMLVKPENFDPTKKYPMLVNFYERSSDGLYRHRAPSAGRSTINYSFYASRGYLIFNPDVHYRIGYPGESAYNCVIPGITSLIEKGFVDKDNIGVQGHSWGGYQIAYLVTKTDIFKAAEAGAPVPNMISAYGGIRWWTGLSRQFQYEHTQSRIGGTPWEYPTRYLENSPIFNIDKINTPLLIMHNDADGHVPWYQGIEFFVSLRRLGKPSWFLNYNGEPHWPLKLQNRKDFTIRMAQFFDHYLKGDPKPKWMERGVPAMEKGINQGYELTSPDK; encoded by the coding sequence ATGAAATCTGAACTGGCCAACCAACTGCTCTATACCCGCGAATCCTTTACCGAATTCCCTGACCTGTGGGTGGCAGATCTGGACATGAATAGCCCCACTAAGATCAGCGAGGCCAATCCGCAACAGCAAGAGTACAACTGGGGCACCAACGAACTCGTCACCTGGACCTCCCTGGATGGGATAGAGCTCACAGGGATGCTGGTAAAGCCCGAGAATTTTGATCCTACTAAAAAGTACCCAATGCTCGTGAACTTCTATGAGCGCAGCTCAGATGGGTTGTACCGGCACAGAGCGCCCTCGGCCGGCAGATCAACCATCAATTATTCCTTTTACGCGAGCAGGGGCTACCTCATCTTTAATCCGGATGTACATTACCGTATCGGTTATCCCGGAGAATCTGCCTATAACTGCGTTATTCCCGGCATTACCTCCCTCATTGAAAAGGGCTTTGTAGACAAGGATAATATCGGCGTACAAGGGCATAGCTGGGGCGGCTACCAGATCGCCTATCTGGTGACTAAAACAGACATCTTTAAGGCTGCCGAAGCCGGGGCACCGGTCCCTAATATGATCTCTGCCTATGGAGGCATCCGATGGTGGACGGGCCTTAGCCGGCAATTCCAATATGAGCACACCCAAAGCCGAATTGGGGGCACCCCCTGGGAATACCCTACCCGCTATCTGGAGAACTCCCCCATTTTTAATATCGACAAGATCAATACCCCCCTGCTTATCATGCACAATGATGCCGATGGGCACGTGCCCTGGTATCAGGGGATCGAGTTTTTTGTGAGCCTGAGACGCCTGGGAAAACCTTCCTGGTTCCTAAATTACAACGGGGAACCGCACTGGCCCCTCAAACTGCAAAACCGCAAGGATTTTACGATCCGTATGGCGCAGTTCTTTGATCACTATCTGAAGGGAGATCCCAAGCCCAAGTGGATGGAGAGAGGCGTTCCGGCGATGGAGAAGGGGATTAATCAGGGATACGAACTGACGTCTCCGGACAAATAG
- a CDS encoding nuclease-related domain-containing protein: MTKVYGQIESLKAIRKTLDQNGISRFNSVGDINRFLRNYESEKEDLFFNVERKYDLDLEILNAKERVLKHEYNDVKETVKQRLNNKLDRLKEKCNYLSSKPAKNAVLELAYWYQLQFYLFYKFLFQRAIPLLLRWRTNSLNKQLSSVQEDLREFSRNKQKIISKRSAPKYEELSQTKKVVSALNPLIAGAIGEHLIAKELKKLSGANVLINDFSLKFSNPILWKQRGDLIFSIQIDHLLVTRAGIFIIETKNWSKESILRYDLRSPIRQIRRTQYALFVTLNSNTSTSHMLLKEHHWGQKKLPVRNIVAMINHKPIGEFKFVTIKKLNELNSYIEFFDPVFDDEEVSRIAKYLLSIKS; encoded by the coding sequence ATGACAAAGGTCTACGGCCAAATAGAATCCTTAAAAGCCATTAGAAAAACTCTAGACCAAAATGGAATTTCCCGATTCAATTCCGTTGGTGATATCAATAGGTTTTTGCGAAACTACGAGAGCGAAAAAGAAGATCTATTCTTTAACGTTGAACGCAAATACGATCTGGATTTAGAAATTCTAAATGCAAAGGAGAGAGTGCTGAAGCACGAATACAATGATGTAAAAGAGACTGTAAAACAAAGGCTAAATAATAAACTAGACCGACTTAAAGAGAAGTGTAACTATCTTTCTTCAAAACCCGCTAAGAATGCCGTTTTGGAGTTGGCCTATTGGTATCAGCTTCAATTCTATCTCTTCTACAAATTTCTCTTCCAAAGAGCTATACCCTTACTTCTACGATGGCGTACTAATAGTCTAAACAAACAACTCTCGTCTGTCCAAGAGGATCTCAGGGAGTTTAGTAGAAACAAGCAAAAAATAATCTCTAAGCGATCTGCTCCTAAATACGAAGAATTATCGCAAACAAAGAAAGTTGTTTCTGCTTTAAACCCCTTAATAGCGGGTGCAATAGGGGAACATTTGATAGCCAAAGAACTAAAGAAATTGTCAGGTGCCAATGTTCTCATCAACGACTTTTCATTAAAATTCAGTAATCCAATACTTTGGAAACAAAGGGGCGATCTTATATTCAGTATTCAAATTGATCATCTATTGGTAACAAGAGCCGGTATCTTTATTATTGAGACTAAGAACTGGAGTAAAGAGTCAATTTTAAGATATGACCTGAGATCCCCCATAAGACAGATTCGCCGAACGCAATATGCTCTTTTTGTCACTCTCAATAGCAATACATCAACTTCCCATATGCTGCTCAAAGAACATCACTGGGGTCAAAAAAAACTACCTGTCCGAAATATTGTTGCAATGATTAACCATAAGCCCATTGGGGAATTCAAATTCGTCACCATTAAGAAATTAAATGAGCTTAACAGTTATATCGAATTTTTTGATCCTGTATTTGATGATGAAGAGGTGAGTAGAATTGCAAAGTATTTGTTATCAATTAAAAGCTAA
- the mce gene encoding methylmalonyl-CoA epimerase — translation MNKIEHLGIAVKDLEKSNALFAQLFGTAHYKMEEVASEGVKTSFFKTGPNKIELLEATNENSPIAKFIEKKGEGIHHIAFEVDDIRAEIARLKAEGFTILNEEPKKGADNKWVAFLHPKTTNGVLIELCQERV, via the coding sequence ATGAATAAGATTGAACATCTGGGTATCGCGGTAAAGGACCTGGAGAAAAGCAATGCCCTTTTTGCCCAATTGTTTGGCACGGCACACTACAAAATGGAAGAAGTAGCCTCCGAAGGGGTAAAAACCTCCTTTTTTAAAACCGGCCCCAATAAGATCGAATTGCTTGAAGCCACCAATGAAAACAGCCCTATTGCCAAATTCATAGAAAAAAAAGGAGAAGGGATCCACCATATCGCCTTTGAGGTAGACGATATCCGTGCAGAAATTGCACGATTAAAGGCCGAAGGTTTTACCATCCTCAACGAAGAACCCAAAAAGGGGGCGGACAATAAATGGGTGGCCTTTTTGCATCCAAAGACTACTAATGGGGTTTTGATAGAGCTTTGTCAGGAACGGGTGTAA
- a CDS encoding glycoside hydrolase family 16 protein, translating into MRAFTLIVLILLVILSCKTGEKKEENKEAAEVAMWETDFLDDFDSFDPDNWQDQRIWVNNELQCYVPDGEFGTREVREGTLKLKVVNTGEARPCDNLDKHGEQHPDTPYMAGRICSKNRKEFIKGKWTARLRLHGNGQPSMFPAWWLLGARNNESPVQEADETVCWPLTGSGEIDIFEHHGDVKKDHFTTGAIKSEGECDKGDWWSFRKDFPATLDDYHEYSVEWEGSDLVYRLDGEEVYRNEGEGDNYPEPMFAILNFAKITDNPMEGEWVMEVDWVKHEARK; encoded by the coding sequence ATGAGAGCATTCACCCTTATTGTCCTTATCCTTTTAGTTATCCTGAGTTGCAAAACCGGGGAGAAAAAAGAAGAAAACAAAGAAGCTGCGGAGGTGGCTATGTGGGAAACCGACTTCCTTGACGATTTTGATTCTTTTGATCCCGATAACTGGCAAGACCAGCGGATCTGGGTAAATAACGAACTTCAGTGTTATGTTCCCGACGGGGAATTCGGCACTCGGGAGGTGCGCGAAGGCACCTTAAAACTCAAGGTGGTGAACACCGGAGAAGCACGGCCCTGCGACAACCTGGACAAACATGGAGAACAACATCCCGATACCCCTTATATGGCCGGGAGGATCTGTTCTAAAAACCGCAAAGAATTTATTAAAGGAAAATGGACAGCCCGCCTAAGGCTGCACGGAAACGGTCAACCCAGTATGTTTCCGGCATGGTGGCTGTTGGGAGCCCGCAATAACGAATCACCCGTGCAGGAGGCAGACGAGACCGTCTGCTGGCCCCTTACAGGATCAGGGGAGATCGACATCTTTGAGCATCACGGGGATGTAAAAAAAGATCACTTTACCACCGGGGCCATCAAGAGCGAAGGGGAATGTGATAAAGGCGACTGGTGGAGTTTTCGCAAAGACTTCCCCGCCACCCTGGATGACTACCACGAGTACTCTGTAGAATGGGAAGGAAGTGACCTGGTATACCGATTAGACGGAGAAGAAGTTTATCGGAATGAAGGCGAGGGTGACAACTATCCCGAACCTATGTTTGCCATCCTCAACTTTGCAAAAATCACCGATAACCCCATGGAGGGAGAATGGGTCATGGAGGTCGACTGGGTGAAGCACGAAGCCCGGAAATAA
- a CDS encoding nuclear transport factor 2 family protein, with product MKKVMLLALALGLMTAYGQKEKNGTIYKEHEAITKVNAMQAAWVAGDSAKVASYLHDDFKSYNGSGTNKDAKGGSKANFAGGAKWWNKNVAYLSLSPSGGAYPDALEYKDGQMWVQTWDQLKGVHNETGVKIDVPVHRMYRFKDGLIDMAISYHNEAVYREIGESFEDRKNGTVYNHHDNINSVRRMMHAFEHGDMEKGYSFFSEKARFTNLETPRGESLTMEESKANLKEMMSKFDITSIDVVGYPDYVEYDLRDGRTVYSWWDIRLTRKSDDKKIVMPVMYSHDFNKDGEITRSMAYMSSKWLD from the coding sequence ATGAAAAAAGTAATGCTTTTAGCCCTTGCTTTGGGCTTAATGACAGCCTACGGCCAAAAAGAAAAAAACGGAACCATTTACAAAGAACACGAGGCTATAACCAAGGTCAATGCCATGCAGGCCGCATGGGTCGCCGGGGATAGTGCTAAAGTGGCTTCCTACTTGCACGACGACTTTAAATCTTATAACGGTTCAGGCACTAACAAGGACGCCAAAGGCGGCAGCAAGGCCAACTTTGCCGGTGGGGCAAAATGGTGGAATAAAAATGTAGCCTACCTCAGCCTGAGTCCGAGCGGGGGTGCTTACCCTGATGCCCTTGAATATAAAGACGGGCAGATGTGGGTGCAAACCTGGGACCAGCTGAAAGGGGTTCACAACGAAACCGGTGTAAAAATAGACGTGCCTGTACACCGTATGTACCGCTTTAAGGACGGACTCATTGATATGGCCATCAGCTACCACAACGAAGCCGTTTACCGGGAGATAGGTGAGAGCTTCGAGGACCGTAAGAATGGAACAGTTTATAATCATCACGACAACATCAACAGTGTGCGCCGTATGATGCATGCCTTTGAACACGGGGATATGGAAAAGGGCTACAGCTTCTTTTCAGAAAAAGCCCGTTTCACTAATCTTGAAACGCCCAGGGGCGAATCCCTCACCATGGAAGAGTCCAAAGCCAACCTCAAGGAAATGATGAGCAAATTCGACATCACATCCATAGACGTTGTGGGATATCCGGACTATGTGGAATACGACCTGCGTGACGGACGAACGGTTTACAGCTGGTGGGACATCCGACTTACACGTAAATCTGACGACAAAAAAATTGTGATGCCGGTGATGTATTCGCACGACTTTAATAAAGATGGGGAGATCACCCGCTCCATGGCGTATATGAGCAGTAAGTGGCTCGACTAA
- a CDS encoding DUF808 domain-containing protein — MASGFFAVLDDVATLLDDVASMSKIATEKTAGILGDDLAVNAEKASGFVSKRELPVLWAITKGSLLNKIIILPAAFLLSAFIPWMVTLILVLGGLYLAFEGAEKVYEFFVPHEHAHIPADLKVESKSDILAMEKEKIKSAIVTDFILSVEIVIIALGTVLNEPLTVQILVVSVIALLATVGVYGIVALIVRMDEFGTRLINFNKEENSISDIIGRFFVNALPVVIKALSIIGTLALLLVSGGIFAHNLDFLHNPIPALPDLLYEFVLGLLIGFVVLLLFKGAKKLFKKS; from the coding sequence ATGGCTTCCGGATTTTTTGCGGTTTTAGATGATGTAGCTACCCTGCTTGATGATGTTGCTTCGATGAGCAAGATAGCGACGGAGAAGACCGCCGGTATCCTGGGGGATGATCTGGCCGTTAATGCCGAAAAGGCCTCGGGCTTTGTCTCCAAAAGGGAGCTCCCTGTTCTTTGGGCCATCACCAAAGGCTCTCTGCTCAACAAGATCATTATCCTGCCCGCAGCTTTCCTGTTGAGCGCTTTTATCCCCTGGATGGTAACGCTGATCCTTGTGTTAGGCGGACTATACCTTGCCTTTGAAGGTGCCGAAAAAGTCTACGAATTCTTTGTTCCCCACGAACACGCCCATATCCCGGCAGATCTTAAAGTAGAGAGTAAAAGTGATATTCTGGCGATGGAGAAAGAGAAAATCAAATCGGCCATAGTAACCGACTTTATCCTCTCCGTTGAAATTGTGATTATTGCTCTGGGGACCGTGCTAAATGAGCCCCTGACGGTTCAGATCCTTGTGGTTTCTGTTATCGCTTTACTGGCCACCGTTGGGGTTTATGGAATCGTTGCCCTTATCGTTCGGATGGATGAATTTGGAACGCGACTGATCAATTTTAACAAAGAAGAAAACAGCATTTCAGATATAATAGGTCGATTTTTTGTCAATGCCCTCCCGGTGGTGATCAAGGCTCTTTCCATTATTGGGACATTGGCTCTTCTGTTGGTCTCTGGCGGTATCTTTGCGCATAATCTTGATTTTCTCCACAATCCGATTCCGGCATTGCCTGATCTCCTTTATGAATTTGTTTTGGGATTGCTTATTGGCTTTGTAGTGCTTTTGCTTTTTAAAGGAGCGAAGAAGCTTTTTAAAAAATCCTGA
- a CDS encoding DUF6090 family protein produces MIKFFRKIRQQLISDNRIGKYLFYAIGEILLVVIGIVIALQIDNWNENRKSRLKEKVLLNQLKQEFTNDLNQIRNKTQQRNNIIYSSKKLLEYIDNDHLDNPDSIVYYLQRTVFIPTFNTSSKDFFTARDVGLIENDSLRALLADWPSQVDQLVEEEQQWVFYRDNYHIKFLTQHFRTRNIYDSVQEDMEMMETVFLDKSKSFNNRIGKSNRTTDPNLLLEEEDLEDHLGFSIMIHSIGNIQAETLSQHIKKILEQIDE; encoded by the coding sequence ATGATAAAATTCTTCCGTAAAATCCGTCAGCAGCTTATTTCTGACAACCGAATTGGTAAATACCTTTTTTATGCTATTGGAGAAATTCTGTTGGTGGTCATAGGTATTGTGATTGCACTTCAGATCGACAATTGGAATGAAAATAGAAAAAGCAGGCTTAAAGAGAAAGTACTTTTAAATCAGTTAAAACAGGAATTCACAAACGATCTAAATCAAATAAGAAATAAAACACAGCAGAGAAATAATATAATTTATTCCTCCAAAAAGCTTCTCGAATATATTGATAATGATCATTTAGATAATCCGGACTCTATAGTTTATTATCTGCAACGTACTGTTTTTATCCCCACTTTCAATACGAGTTCTAAAGACTTTTTCACGGCAAGAGATGTTGGCCTCATCGAAAATGATTCTTTGAGAGCTCTTTTGGCTGATTGGCCAAGCCAGGTAGATCAACTGGTGGAAGAAGAACAACAATGGGTGTTTTACCGTGATAATTATCATATCAAATTCCTTACCCAACACTTTCGGACGCGGAATATCTATGATAGTGTACAGGAAGATATGGAGATGATGGAAACAGTTTTTTTGGATAAGTCGAAGTCTTTTAACAACAGAATAGGCAAATCTAACAGAACAACGGATCCGAATCTATTATTGGAGGAAGAGGATCTGGAGGACCATCTAGGGTTTTCAATTATGATTCACAGTATAGGAAATATTCAGGCCGAAACCCTATCCCAACATATCAAAAAAATTCTTGAACAAATTGATGAATAG